The following proteins come from a genomic window of Trifolium pratense cultivar HEN17-A07 linkage group LG4, ARS_RC_1.1, whole genome shotgun sequence:
- the LOC123881475 gene encoding uncharacterized RING finger protein C4G3.12c-like — protein MGSNTSKATSTTTTSSSSSRNFKKSCSKGFRGFQSYCLGTCSGSQDSDNEDKVCDQNKVNGSDVTYADDNLSESFGKVKAGDSDTTCMPNINLDECSETRIPDNTLSRSRTSSVHASSTHSLNSTSRFLSRFGISPGNKTFRLSRFVGSRSSRPCPVSSTSLSEFDNGAEHNLRPGPCSSLFNRNETPRCNEDIPNNLRSNVSGSGLPCNIQSNLSGSIGARDELDVNLFSSRIRAETEQIETRHVDRRNGAREPVEQNVRFSRTLSVGRLRDRVLRRSTLSDLTLFPLQQERELRDDSQNTQRQAVEADSRVSPLDHSDVSSSTSRYPPSSMSNSMFSNQNNDVETSRLREGRYQDLLEHRSNFLERRRQIRSQVRSLRRLGSRYENQSAHERSCILSGQHRSARCMCRLRNRDTSSNDDTGARASISRIVVLAEALFEVLDEIHQQSVVLSSHPSVSSIGSVPAPINVVESLPVKLYEKLHKEDTTQCYICLVEYEDGDSVRVLPCHHEFHRTCIDKWLKEIHRVCPLCRGNICISGSPLTRNSSG, from the exons ATGGGATCCAATACTAGCAAAGCCACttctactactactacttcttcttcttcttcaaggaATTTCAAGAAGAGTTGTTCTAAGGGATTTAGAGGGTTTCAATCATATTGTCTTGGAACTTGTTCTGGATCTCAAGATAGTGATAATGAAGACAAG GTTTGTGATCAGAATAAAGTAAATGGCAGTGATGTTACATATGCTGATGACAATCTATCTGAGTCTTTTGGAAAGGTTAAAGCTGGTGATAGTGACACTACTTGTATGCCTAACATCAACCTTGATGAGTGTAGTGAAACAAGAATCCCCGACAACACTTTGTCCAGAAGTCGTACCAGTTCTGTTcatgcttcttcaactcattcgtTGAATTCTACTAGTCGATTCCTTTCTCGGTTTGGCATCAGTCCCGGTAATAAAACCTTCAGACTTAGCAGATTTGTTGGTTCGAGGTCATCAAGGCCTTGTCCTGTTTCTTCTACAAGTCTCTCAGAATTTGACAATGGTGCTGAGCATAATCTACGTCCAGGACCTTGTAGCAGTTTGTTTAACAGAAATGAAACACCTCGGTGTAATGAAGATATTCCTAATAATTTAAGGTCAAATGTGTCAGGATCGGGTTTGCCTTGCAACATTCAGAGCAATCTCAGTGGTAGCATTGGTGCAAGAGATGAGTTGGATGTAAACTTATTTTCTTCGAGAATTCGAGCGGAGACAGAACAAATTGAGACTAGACATGTAGATCGACGAAACGGTGCTCGGGAACCAGTTGAGCAAAATGTTCGATTTAGTCGAACTTTAAGTGTTGGGAGGCTTCGTGACAGAGTTCTTCGTCGATCAACATTATCTGACCTTACCTTATTCCCTTTACAACAAGAGAGAGAACTGAGAGATGATAGTCAGAATACTCAAAGGCAAGCAGTGGAGGCAGATTCAAGAGTGTCACCATTGGATCATAGCGATGTTAGTTCTTCTACATCTAGATATCCTCCATCTAGTATGTCTAACTCCATGTTTAGCAATCAAAACAATGACGTTGAGACCTCGCGATTGCGAGAAGGTAGGTATCAGGATCTACTAGAGCATAGGTCCAATTTCCTTGAACGGAGAAGACAAATACGGTCACAGGTCCGTTCTCTTCGGCGGTTGGGTAGCCGCTATGAAAATCAATCGGCACATGAGAGATCATGTATCTTGTCTGGTCAACATAGAAGTGCTCGTTGTATGTGCCGATTAAGAAATCGTGACACTAGTTCAAATGATGATACCGGTGCTAGAGCTAGCATATCAAGAATTGTTGTACTTGCGGAAGCCTTATTTGAG GTTCTGGATGAAATTCACCAGCAATCTGTGGTTTTATCTTCCCATCCATCTGTATCTTCTATTGGATCCGTTCCCGCACCTATCAATGTTGTGGAATCATTGCCTGTCAAGTTATATGAGAAGTTGCATAAAGAAGATACTACACA ATGCTATATATGCCTTGTGGAGTATGAGGATGGAGACAGCGTGCGAGTTCTGCCTTGTCATCATGAATTTCATAGAACATGTATAGACAAGTGGTTGAAGGAGATTCACAG GGTATGCCCGCTATGTCGGGGGAACATCTGCATTTCTGGCTCACCGCTGACTCGGAACTCTAGCGGCTAG
- the LOC123881477 gene encoding pectin acetylesterase 8-like, which translates to MESSIIIQWLNTLLLCTLLLLKTQGQFVPITLLESAVSKGAVCLDGSPPAYHFDKGHEEGVNNWIVHIEGGGWCHNVTYCLYRKDSRLGSSNQMEQQTYFSGYLSDNQQYNPDFYNWNRVKVRYCDGSSFTGDVEEVDPETNLHYRGQRIFNAVMEELLAKGMDHAENAILSGCSAGGLTAILHCDGFRELLPNGTKVKCVSDAGYFVNVKDISGDYYIEDYYSQVVEIHGSEKNLPQSCTSKLSPGLCFFPQYMASSIRTPLFIVNAAYDSWQIKNILAPGDADPNGQWSSCKTNLNNCSPEQLNIMQDYRSQFLKALGPVSNSKSNGMFIDSCYVHCQTEPQDTWFTRDSPMVDNKTVAKAVGDWFYERSPSREIDCTYPCNPTCQNRVLDVAAYPGIH; encoded by the exons atgGAGAGTTCAATTATCATTCAATGGTTAAACACTCTTCTACTATGTACACTCCTGTTACTTAAGACACAAGGACAGTTTGTTCCAATAACTCTGCTCGAAAGCGCGGTATCAAAAGGAGCTG TGTGTTTGGATGGAAGCCCTCCAGCTTATCATTTTGATAAAGGACATGAAGAAGGAGTTAACAACTGGATTGTTCACATTGAG GGAGGTGGATGGTGTCACAATGTCACATACTGCCTATATCGTAAGGACAGTCGATTAGGTTCGTCGAACCAAATGGAACAGCAAACTTACTTTTCTGGATATTTAAGTGATAACCAACAATATAATCCAG ATTTCTACAATTGGAATAGAGTAAAGGTTAGGTACTGTGATGGATCATCATTTACTGGTGATGTTGAAGAAGTTGATCCA GAGACAAATTTGCACTACAGAGGACAAAGAATTTTTAATGCTGTAATGGAAGAGTTACTAGCAAAAGGAATGGATCATGCTGAAAAT GCTATTCTTTCTGGATGTTCTGCTGGAGGATTAACTGCTATATTACACTGTGATGGATTTAGAGAACTATTACCTAATGGAACTAAAGTGAAATGTGTCTCAGATGCTGGTTATTTTGTTAATGT AAAGGATATCTCAGGAGATTATTATATTGAAGATTATTACAGTCAAGTTGTTGAAATACAT GGCTCAGAGAAGAATTTGCCTCAATCCTGCACTTCAAAACTCAGTCCAGGACTC TGCTTTTTTCCTCAATATATGGCATCAAGTATCAGAACACCACTCTTCATTGTAAATGCAGCATATGACTCATGGCAG ATTAAGAATATTTTGGCACCTGGTGACGCTGATCCGAATGGCCAATGGAGTAGCTGTAAGACTAATCTAAACAACTGCTCACCTGAACAACTAAATATAATGCAAG aCTATAGGTCACAATTCTTGAAGGCATTAGGTCCTGTAAGCAACTCTAAATCTAATGGAATGTTCATAGACTCTTGCTATGTTCACTGCCAAACAGAACCACAGGATACATGGTTTACAAGGGATTCTCCAATGGTTGACAATAAA ACAGTTGCAAAGGCAGTAGGAGACTGGTTTTATGAAAGAAGTCCTTCCCGTGAGATAGATTGTACTTACCCTTGTAACCCTACTTGTCAGAACCGTGTTTTGGATGTTGCAGCTTATCCAGGAATACACTAG